The following coding sequences are from one Peromyscus eremicus chromosome X, PerEre_H2_v1, whole genome shotgun sequence window:
- the LOC131900003 gene encoding serine/threonine-protein kinase 24-like, translating into MAHSPVQWGLPGMENLKADPEELFTKLEKIGKGSFDRGHSAYDSKADIWSLGITAIELAKGEPPHSELHPMNVLFLIPKSNPPTLEGNYSKPPMEFVEACLNKEPNFRPPAKELLKHKFIICNAKKTSYLTELFDRYKRWKAEQSHNDSSSEDSDMETDGQASRGSDSGDWIFTIREKDPKNLENGTLQPSDLERNKMKNIPKRPFSQCLSTITSPLSAELKEKSQACGGNLGSIEELLGAIYLAEEACPGISDNLVAQLVQRLQRYSLSGGGTSAH; encoded by the exons ATGGCCCACTCCCCAGTGCAGTGGGGCCTTCCGGGCATGGAGAACCTGAAAGCAGACCCAGAAGAGCTATTTACCAAGCTGGAGAAGATTGGAAAGGGCTCTTTTG ATAGAGGACATTCTGCTTATGACTCAAAGGCAGACATCTGGTCCCTCggcatcacagcaatagaactggCCAAAGGAGAGCCGCCACACTCTGAGCTGCACCCCATGAATGTATTATTCCTCATCCCCAAGAGCAACCCTCCTACGCTAGAAGGAAACTACAGCAAACCCCCCATGGAGTTTGTGGAGGCCTGTTTGAACAAAGAGCCGAACTTTAGAC cccccgcTAAGGAGTTACTGAAGCACAAATTCATCATCTGCAACGCAAAGAAAACGTCCTACTTGACTGAACTCTTCGACAGGTACAAgaggtggaaggctgagcagAGCCACAATGACTCCAGCTCAGAGGACTCAGACATGGAAACAGATGGCCAGGCGTCCAGAGGCAGTGACTCTGGGGACTGGATCTTCACAATCCGGGAGAAAGATCCCAAGAATCTGGAGAACGGGACTCTCCAGCCATCAGATTTGGAGAGAAATAAGATGAAAAACATCCCAAAGAGGCCTTTCTCTCAGTGTTTGTCCACAATTACTTCTCCTCTGTCTGCAGAGCTGAAGGAGAAGAGCCAGGCATGTGGAGGAAACTTGGGGTCAATAGAAGAGCTTCTGGGAGCCATCTACTTGGCGGAAGAGGCCTGCCCTGGGATCTCTGACAACCTGGTGGCTCAGCTCGTGCAGAGGCTGCAGAGATACTCTCTGAGTGGTGGAGGAACTTCAGCTCACTGA